The Fusobacterium massiliense sequence TTGGATTGGCAGCAGTTGTATCAGGAACATTATTACAATCTATAACGAATGTAAATAAAGCATTTCCAAGTTTGGGAGAGTTTTCAATATTTACTACAGTTCTTATTGTAGTTGTAGTTGGAATTGTTATAGCTAGTATAAATGGTATAGTGGTTGCTACACTAAATGTACACCCATTTATAGCAACTCTTGGAACAATGACAATAGTTTATGGTATAAACTCTTTATATTATGATAAAGCTGGAGCAGCACCTATTTCAGGTTTTGTAAAAAGCTATAGTACATTTGCTCAAGGAAGTATACAATTATTTGGTTTCACAGTACCATACTTAATAATTTATGCTGCTATTGCAACATTAATTATGTGGATTTTATGGAACAAAACAAAATTTGGTAAAAATGTATTTGCTGTTGGAGGAAACCCTGAAGCTGCAAAAGTGTCAGGAGTTAATGTTGTTTTAACTCTTGTTGGAATATATGCATTATCAGGAGCATATTATGCTTTTGGAGGATTCTTAGAAGCAGGTCGTATAGGTTCAGCAACAAATAACTTAGGATTTATGTATGAAATGGATGCCATAGCTGCCTGTGTTATAGGAGGAGTATCTTTCTATGGTGGTGTTGGTAAAATTTCTGGAGTTATAACAGGAGTTATAATTTTAACAATTATTAACTATGGACTTACATATATAGGAGTTAGCCCATATTGGCAATATATAATCAAAGGTATTATAATTGTTGTTGCTGTTGCATTTGACTCAATTAAATATGCTAAGAAAAAATAAAATATTAAATTTTATATAATATTTTTATAAAAAATAAAAAAGCTAAGTATAGAAAATAAAATTTTGTACTTAGCTTTTTTTGTTAAAAAAAATGGCTATTTGTCAAATAGTGTTGATGAAAAAGTTTAGACTATGACTTAGCATAATTAAGAGAATTTTTGAGAATAAAAACTTGAAAATTCTCTTTTTTTATTGTTACTAAAATTCATTATTGCATAAAAAAATTAGGCATTAATTGAAACAATTCCTTCTTGAATTAATATACGCTTTTTAAAATTGCTAAATTTTGAATATCCAAATGCAGTTCTTTTTATTGATTTAATTTTATTATTTAAACCTTCTATTACTCCATTAGTAATATTAGTTTCAAACATATTTTTAATATATTCCATATATTTTTTAAGAGTTTTTAAAGCAACTCTCATTTTCTCAGAAATTTTTTCTTTACTTCCAAGATATTTTTCTACTATTCCTTCAAATTTTTTAAAATTATTATGTTTAATTGCTTGGATAATATCTTGATATATATTAAAATTAATTTCTAATTCAGGTATTTTATCAAGAATATAATCTACTTTATCTTTACTACTTAATTTGTACTTAAAACTTTGACAGTAGTATTTTATTTCGCAAAGGTCAGGGTAATATTTTAATAATAACTTCCAAAATCTCTTTAATTTTCTTTTTAAAGAAGGATCTTGAATAGAGTTCATAATATATATTCTAGTTTGATTAAATGCTCTGTTAATAAGGTTAACAATATGAAATTTATCTAAAACTATTTCTCCATTAGGAAAGATAGATTTAACTAAGCTAATATATGGAGCATACATATCCATACAAATATATTTCACATTATTTTTAGATTTTAAAGAAAATCTAGAAAAATATTCTGTAAGAGAAGGAAGTCTTCTATCTTCCACTATATCGATAATGCTCTTACTTTGAAAGTCAGCAAAAACAAAAGACATAGCGCC is a genomic window containing:
- a CDS encoding ISL3 family transposase, with translation MISLSPSDFIKNILNIQDNNISFPEENYFQIIKKNDFFIKVFKGFLKSNHCACPHCNSKNIVKNGSRIRKVRYIPYQNYNIELELTIQRYICKDCKKTFSPSTNVVSNNSSISNNLKYTIALELQKNISLTSIAKRYNISVSSVQRIMDTCYSNFKVNREHLPETICIDEFKSVKNIDGAMSFVFADFQSKSIIDIVEDRRLPSLTEYFSRFSLKSKNNVKYICMDMYAPYISLVKSIFPNGEIVLDKFHIVNLINRAFNQTRIYIMNSIQDPSLKRKLKRFWKLLLKYYPDLCEIKYYCQSFKYKLSSKDKVDYILDKIPELEINFNIYQDIIQAIKHNNFKKFEGIVEKYLGSKEKISEKMRVALKTLKKYMEYIKNMFETNITNGVIEGLNNKIKSIKRTAFGYSKFSNFKKRILIQEGIVSINA
- the mglC gene encoding galactose/methyl galactoside ABC transporter permease MglC, which gives rise to MFARTNDGKINYKKIIIESGLYLVLFCMLIAIIVKEPSFLSIRNFKNILTQSSVRAIIALGVAGLIVTQGTDLSAGRQVGLAAVVSGTLLQSITNVNKAFPSLGEFSIFTTVLIVVVVGIVIASINGIVVATLNVHPFIATLGTMTIVYGINSLYYDKAGAAPISGFVKSYSTFAQGSIQLFGFTVPYLIIYAAIATLIMWILWNKTKFGKNVFAVGGNPEAAKVSGVNVVLTLVGIYALSGAYYAFGGFLEAGRIGSATNNLGFMYEMDAIAACVIGGVSFYGGVGKISGVITGVIILTIINYGLTYIGVSPYWQYIIKGIIIVVAVAFDSIKYAKKK